In Vibrio kanaloae, the genomic stretch ATACCAAACGTATCCGCCGACGATAGTGTGATGGCGCCACTAAATGTTGAGATAAAAACAGACAAAAACACATTCAAAATGATTGCTTTTTTCATGCTAATGTCTCCTGATCGTTCTGAACATTGGTCGATTTCACTAACAAATATATTAACCAAAAAGGTCCTACTGCTGGTATAAAAAAGACCAGTCCCCAATATCCAGATTTGTTAATATCGTGCAGTCTACGAGCTATTGCGGAAAGCATAGGAATAAAACTTAAAATGCCATAAATGGTGTCAAACCAAGTCGTCATACCCATAGCCATATCAGCCACAATACACCCGACACTCACCAATATATGCACGAGTATAAACATCCAGTATTCTTCACGCGACGAGCGGCCAACAAAATCTAAACTTCGTTTCCAAGCTAGAAAATAAAACTTCATAAATGTCACCTCAATAACGAATTGATGATGACATTTTGCCTCGAAATAAGGGGAGTATACGTCTCAAAACAGGTTTTAGGTCGTCCTTAAACAAGTTTTTGTCTATTTTACATTTTTAATTATATTTCATCGAGTTATCCTTGGTGCAATCCCATTCAAATACCCATTTATTAATCTAGGTCCAGCTATGCTTGCGATTCCCGTTCCATTCATTGTTTCTATGTTGCTAGGGTTATTGGCGATAATACTTTATGCCCGACTCTCTCAACAAACTAAGGTCGCAAGCATGTTTTTAGGGCTGTGCTCTGCCACTACCGCGATGGTTGGATTACGCTGGACATTTGGACTTGAAATTTTCAGCATCGCACAACCTATTCTGGCTTCCACAATTCCTGTTGCAGCGTGGTATGCGTTTGCGCATGCAAATCGAGACCTCGGCTTCTTACCTATTAAACACTTTGTTGCACCATTACTCGTTGTTGTGAGCTCTATAACTCAACCCTGGTTAGCACTTCCATTGGATGAAATACTTACTTTAACTTACATCATTTATGGAATTGCACTTCTCCGCTTTTCGTCAACAGAAGCCGCACTGATTAATGTCTCGTTAGGAAATTGGGAAGGAGTAAAAAAAGCAGAGAGTATTGCGGGGTGGGTACTGATATTTTCTGCATTTGTAGATACATTCATGTCGTTGGATTTAACTTTTAACCAAGGCGAACTGTCACTCTATATACTTACTGCTGCACATTTAGTTCTTTTGCCCGTGCTATCGATAGCTGTCGTCGTGACAGGTATTAATACTCCTATAACGAATGGGGAAAAGTCCAAAGAAATGAATGGCGCTAATGATGAGCCACTAAGTTCTGCATTAATGACCAGTGAACGGGCTGAAGAAATCACTTCTATGTTAGATAGCAAGATTCGCCAAGACTCTCTTTACCTAGACCCTGAACTCACTCTTTCGAAATTGACACGAAAGTTAGGTATACCAGCAAAGCAAATTTCTATCGCAGTCAATCAAGTTCATAAAAAGAATATTTCTAAACTCATCAATAAGTATCGTATAGACCATGCCAAACATGCTTTGATTACGTCTCAAGGCACTATTACTCAAGTATTCATGAATTCTGGTTTTCAGACTAAATCCAATTTTAATCGGGAGTTTTCAACAATGACTGGAATGACACCAAGTGAATACCGGAAAAGCAAAGAGAAACACAATAAGTAAAATTGGCGCCAAGTACCAGTAAGCGTCTTCTTACCCCTTTTTTGTAAGCCTAAACGTTAAGTTCTGCACATCTCATCAAGGGACACCGCGCTACTTCACTTTCACTCGGTAAAGCGGATTTACGGACTTATCAACAAAATACGACCAGATATGATCATAAACTGCATGCTGATTAGGAAACGGCGCTAGCACTTTAGCTTCCTCTAAACTACACCAGCGGTACTCGGTATGCTCATGGTTCAGTTCAACCGCCTGATTGGGCGGGCATAACACGGCAAACACTGGGATTAGTTGAATCACATTGACGTCCGCCTCGTAGAACTGTTCTAGGAACTGCGCATTATACAGAGCTTCCACTGCGATTTTGGTTTCTTCTTCAAACTCACGAACAATGGCCTGACAGCCAGTCTCACCCACTTCGATTGAACCAGCAACATGGCACCAAAAACCGCCCTTCACACGCTTCATTAATAGCATTTTCGTTTGGCCGTTGATTTCAGAAAGAGCGACACCTGCCACGATGGAAGTATTTAGTGGGATCATAACGTTACCTTAGTTACACAAGACATCGGTAAGGCTACCACCCTTCGTTTATTAAGTTGTCTTCTATAATAAAAAACGAGAAGTCACTCATCCATTTATGAAGCTCAAACCGTCACTCGAAAACTTGGAGTGACGCCTCACAACAGTGGTATCCAATAATTGAACCATTTCTTATTTGTGGCGCTTTTCGATAAAGAGTAGAATCGCCGCCTTGTACCGTGTTGAAGGCTTTCTAGTAATACACGGTAGACTCACTACCCATTACACGACGATATAAGTATTAAGACGACAATATGCACTCACCAAAACCAACGCACGCCTCAGAAAAAAGCCACAACCCTGAGCATTGCTTCACTCGCTTTCAACAGCCGATCGAGTCATATTCGTTGCCTGAGCGTTTCACGTTCCCATTCTATTACGAACCACACCCACTGTGTGAAATCGCCTCTCACCAACTTCAACAATATTTAGAAACACAAACCGATTGGCAACATGATTTCGGGCTAGATTCTGACGTGGGTCGCGGTAAAATGTTTGGTGTATTGTTGGTGAAAAGCCCAGAAGATGAGCTTGGTTATTTCTCTGCATTTTCTGGTAAAGTCGCCGACCAAAACCTACTGCCCTATTTTGTACCGCCTGTATTCGACATGTTGAGCAGCGACAGCTTTTTCCATCAAGACACGGCCGACATGATGGCTGTGAATGCGAAATTTAAAGCGCTGCAAGTCAACACTGAATATCTCGAATTGTGTGAGCTGTTAGCACAACAGAAAGCACAGGCAGAACAAGAGATCGAAGCGCAACGCTTGCTGATTATTGAAGGCCGCAAAACACGTAAAGAGCAACGTGAACAAGGCAAAGAAAACCTTGATGAGCAAGCTTTCGAACAGCTAAATAACGAGCTAAACAAAGCCAGTGTTGCCGGCAAGAATCAGCAGAAGTATCTTAAGCTCAACTGGGAACAAACTCTGAATGAGCTTCAAGGCAAAGTTGACGTGTTTACGACTCAATTAGCAGAACTCAAAGAGCAAAGAGCACACCTTTCTCATCAGCTTCAACACAAACTATTTTCACAATACGCTTTCCAAAATGCGGAAGGCAATGTCGAAGATCTAAACCAAATTTTTGAAAACATGCCGAATAAGATTCCACCTGCCGGGTCTGGCGAATGTGCCGCGCCAAAACTTCTGCAATATGCATATCTGAATGGCTATACGCCACTGGCACTGGCTGAATTCTGGTGGGGTCGCTCACCAAAATCAGAAATCCGCAAACACAAAAAATACTACGCCTCTTGCCAAAGCAAATGTGTTCCAATTTTAGGCCACATGATGAAAGGTCTAGAAGTCGATCCCAACCCATTGCTAGAAAACCCTGCTGAAGGCAAAGACCTCGATATCTTGTTCCAAGACGATCACATCGTTGTGGTACACAAGCCAGCCGGTTTCCTATCTGTACCGGGCAAAACGATCAAAGATTCGGCCTACACTCGTGTTCAAGAAATGCACCCCGATGTTGAAGGGCCATTTGTTATTCACCGTTTAGACATGGCGACCTCTGGTATTCTGATATTTGCCCTCACACGACGTGCGAACAAAAGCTTGCAGAAGCAGTTCATTACTCGTGAAGTCGAGAAGCGATATGTAGCAATGATTGAAGGCGTTCTGGCAGAAGATGAAGGTTATGTTCGCTTGCCATTGCGCGGCGATTTGTACGATCGTCCTCGTCAAATTGTCTGCTTCGAACACGGCAAACCTGCTGAAACCAAGTGGGAAGTGATTGAGCGAAACCAAGAAACCACCAAGGTTTATCTGCACCCGAAAACTGGCCGTACGCACCAATTGCGCGTTCACTGTTCACACGAAGAAGGGCTTAACATGCCTATCGTTGGTGACGGCTTGTATGGCAACAAAGCTGACCGATTGCACTTACACGCTGAAAGGCTTGCGCTGCATCACCCAGTCACCAAAGAGTGGATGGAGTTCCAGTTCGACGCTGAATTCTAAGAGTTCTTGTTAATACCAAACTTTAATTAGGGGGGCCACGCCGTTTGTGGCTCTCCTTCTCACGCTCTCCACTATTCTCACTCCCTTATTTCTCCTACCTCTTTCGGATATATCGCCACGCTTATTGCACTACATCAAGGTTCACTTTTTCGTGAAGAGTAGGATGCTCCTCTTCTTCTTTCCTTTTGGTATGTCATCAACTGCTTTGAATTTACAATCCAACACACAAACCCCTTCAGTGACCGCGCCTCAAGCACTAAGCTTGAAACCACTCACCAACAAGAAGCCAGACTTAAACTCGGCGATGTTGAATCTCATTGAAGAAGTGAAAAACGAACTCCCTCTTTACGAGTCAGAGACGTTCATTTGTGGGCCAAAAGGAAATTGCTCCGGTTGCTCTAAGAAATTATTGGAGATGGTCGACAGTGAGTTGATGTACTGGGAACACAGTATTTCAATCGGACAAGGGCCAAACTTCGAAGAACTGCGTCGTTTTGGTAAACTATGCAGCAGCGTAAGACGCGGCTTAGAACGCAATGGCTTGGTAGAAAAGCGTCCGAGAGGTAAATAACAGCGTTCTCGTTGGAGGTTATCCAGCAAGGCTATATTGAGAGTCATACAAAAAGCCACTCATATCGCTATGAATGGCTTTGCCTTTGCTAAGCTATATTTAGCTCTACATCAGTTACCTAAAAGAGATCAGTACTTAACTTGGTAATTCAAAGTATAAGTACGACCACGGCCTTTGTAATCGTAAGCTGCAGCATCGTAGTGAGACGAGTATACAATTTGTGCGCGCTGACCCCAGATCGTTGTGTAGTCTTCGTTAAGTAAGTTTTGGATACCAAAACCTAAGCTACCGACAGGTAATTGGTAAGAGCCCACAAGATCAAACACAGTGTAACCATCCAGTTTGTTTTGAGAGTCATCTTCGTAATCAAACATAGTTTGGCTTTGAAGTTTAAGCGCGAGCTCTGAATCATACCAACCAGCCCATGCTGTTGCTTTTGACGTGCTCGCTTCTCCAGCGGTCATATCTTTCCAACCATCGTCGCCTTTCACTTCTGAAACAACGTAGTGACCTGAAGCCCCCAGTTGAACGTTGTCATGTACCCAGTAAGACGCCATCGCTTCTAAACCGTAAACACGCTTTTTATCATCCAACTCTTCAATAAGCAGTGTCTGCTTGTTGTATTTAACCGCTTTATCCGAGTGAGAGTAATACGCTGCAGTTTGAAGATTCAAATCACCGTTATCTAAGCGATAACCAAGTTCAACACTATTGGTTTTGATGCCCGACATTTTTGAGTTGTTAACATTAATACTGTCGTTTAATTGCCAGTTATCACCAACCAACGTGTAGTCACCTTGGCCGTAGTATTTCGCAGGATCCGCAAGGTCAAAACCTTGAGAGAAGTTAGTCCAGATTTGAGACTCATCATTGAGGTGATAGATCGTACCCAAGTTAAACAACCCAACACTGTAATTCGTTTCACCACCCGGTACTGAGTCGGCTGATGTTCCGTTGCCTTTAGCTATCTGACCCTGTTGCTTATATCCAACAAAATCGTCAATCTTATTGACCATATATTGATAACGGAAACCACCTTCGACACTCCAAGCATCAGTAATCGAGTACCCGGCTTGCACAAAGCCCGCTACAGAACCAACCTCAACGCCAGGATAACGACCTATTTCAGCGTAAGTTTGGTTAACTAGATTACCAGAATTATTGGCTATCGTTGGATCATAAAGTGCTTGGTTGCTCTCTAAGGTATCTTGATAAGCATCAATACCATAAACGATGTTAAACTTGTTAAAACTCTTCGCTAAGGCTGTTTTTAAAGAGAAAACATCCGTTATTTGTTGACCTGAAGATTGATAATAAGGCGTGTAGGTCTGATCTTCTTTACGGTAAGACGCTTCAGCAATAAGTTGATGTCCTAAGAACTGGTCATCAACGTAAGACGCACTTAACATCATACGCTCGGTGCCATGTTCACGGTCAGAATAAAAACCTTTTCTCACATCCACAAATTTATTGTTAACGATGTAAAGTCCATAAGGTGAATCTTGTTGGCTGTCGTAGTATTGAGCTAACAAGTTCAGCTTCTTCGTCTCAGAGATATTCACACCAACTGTCGTCAAAAAATCAACCGTTTGGTTAAACTGTAACGAACCCTGAGAAATATCAGGCGTTACGATGTCGCCGTCAGCATCAAAGAAACCCTGGGTTTCAGTGTAAACCACAGATGCACGAGCAGTAACCTTATCGTTACCACCAGAAACTGATTGACCCACTTTGTAATCAAAGTCTTCACCTGAATTAAAGCCTGATGAACCTCCCACATACGATTCAAACTCTAGCCCTTCACCATCCGCTTTTTTGGTAATGATGTTGATTACACCACCAGACGCACCCGCACCATAGATCGAAGTAGCACCCGACAACACTTCAATACGATCAATGTTAAACGGGTCGATCGAATCTAAGTGACGACTGATTGGACGTGAAGATTGTAAAGATACACCATCAATCATCACGAGCATCTTACGTCCACGTAAGTTCTGACCATAGTTAGTACGAGCACCACTGCTAACGTCTAACGACGGGATAGTTGCCGAGAGAATCTCGCCAAGTGACTTACCACCACGAAACTCCTGCTCAATTTGCGCCGAATCGATATACCAAACAGTGCCTGGGATATCACTGATCGCTTTAGGAGTGCGACTTGAAACAACGACCATTTTTTCTTCAGTTGTTGTTTGTTGAGCTTGGGCTGGGAATATTGTGCTTGCAGCGGCAACCGCTAAAGCAACAGTCGATAGTGGAAAACTTCCTTTTTTAACGTTCATTTTATTCTCTATTTTTATGGAGAGAAGGCTCCAAAAACCATCAAGGCTTATGTGATGTCCTTCATTATTACTTTGCTAAATAAACCAATGTCATCATCACCCATCAGGTGGTTCACACATGGCTTAAATTCTTAAATCATGGCTTAAGCAGACAAGACAATACCAATTGTCCAAAACAACAAAGCCATTACGTATCAAATGCACTATTTAATAGAGCTCAATTCGGACAATGTGGAAGAGCTCAGCCATTCAATCATCCCGGGGCCAGAATCAATATCAAACAGAAGCTCACCCGCTAAGCTATTAATAATCTTTGCACTGCGCCACGCCATCAAACTTAATTGAGGCTCGGCAATACCATGGCTATGTATTCCAGCATTCACCGCAAAAATCTTGTTGGTTGCTTGACCTTCCCACTTAAGTTCAAAGTCTGGTGTCATTTGGTAACGATTCTGTTCGTCCATGTCCAACAACGGAAAGATCGAGCTAAGGCAACTTGGGTTAGGAGATTCAAAGCCTGTCGCGAGAATCACGATGTCGGCTTGATGCGCTTCCAGACACTCACCTAAGGCATTACTCACCATCAGTTTGAATGCCTTATCGTGCTCAGAGATGTGAGTAAGAGTTCGGTGAGGAAGTAGTTTTACCCATTTGTCTTCTTTTAGAACATCAAAGCGGTAATACAATTCTTGATAAATAGTTAGCAACGCTTTCTGAGTAATACCATCAGAAGTCAGCTTTTGGTTCGCCACTTCTTGTTGCTTAACCTTAGGAGACAGGTTAACAAAAGCATCGACATAATCAGGAGCAAAGAACTCATTCGTAAAAGAGGCTTCATCCAAAGGTTGGTAATTCGCACGTCGAGACACCCAATCAAGTGACTTAGGCTTACCCCATTTGTGCTGGAGTGCATTGAGGAATATGTCGGCCCCACTTTGTCCGCCACCGATAATCATCACACGTTTATTGGTAAAATCTCGCTCTCTTAAGCCCATTTCAACAGCATGAAACACGCGCTCACCAATGTGTGGTTTCGCGCAATCTGGAATGTAAGGTACCTTGCCTGTACCTATGCAAAGATTCTTTGCCTGATAGATTCCCTGATTGGTATGTACATCAAAGATGCTTCCCGTGAACTCCACATGCTCCACTTTCGTTGCAAATTGAACGTTGTTGAGTTGATGCGCCGCCCAGGCTAAATAATCGGAAAATTCGTGGCGACTGATACACTGAAGTTCTGCAGAAAGAAAGCGGTAAAACTTCTTGTTCTTTACTAAGTAAGACATAAATGAATATGGACTTTCTGGGTTAACAGCAGTGACTAAATCTTTCAAGAACATAGTCTGCATATTGGTATTGTCTAGCAACAATCCAGGGTGCCAAACAAAACTATCTCTACCTTCAAAAAATTGTGCATTGATCTGAGGTTTGTCAGCTAATAGTGCTGCAATGCTGAGGTTAAATGGGCCAACCCCAACACCTGCTAAGTCAAGCCTGACGTTATTAACGTGTTCCATTCGAACCATCCTTTTGGGTTGATTAATGCGTCTTAAATTAAGCGCAAAATTTATAGTTATAATGTTGTGAGGTTTACGATTTACTTAATTGAGCCGTCACGAGTGGGTTATCCAACATATCATCCATATCTGGTAGCATTCTTGACGCGCTAGAGTCTGTACTGTGTCGGAACTTCGCTAAATTGAGTCCAATTCTTAGTATTCGGGGTTTAAACAAATCGAATTTGGTAAACCGATGCTGATACTCAGGATGCTCTGCCATATAAGCTTTAAGCCGATCGCCGAGTAATTGATAAAATTGCGCTTCCGAGTAGCCTAACTGAGCAACCAAAGGGGAAATAAAGCGTAATGTTGTGACAAAGTGACCCGTTTGCAGATCATGAATGATCAGATCTTCCGGCAAGCGCACGGTGACTTGTTTTACACCTTCAGCCAATGAGGCTTGCTCAGGGTAGTCACTCTCAACTAAGCGCATGTCCCCTTGAAAATCTTTAAGCAAAATGCGTTTTGGCAATGCGTTTTCTAAAACCAAAGTGACGTTCTGACCATGTGCAATCAATGAAACGCCGTATTTACACAACAGGTGGTAGTACGGGATCACCACCGCATCAAACATTTTTCCTAACCATTCTTGAGGTGATACACCTGAGCGTTCAATGTACTCCGCGATCAGCGGTTTTCCTTGATTATCGGTTTCCATTAACGCTGCCATCAAAATGGCACTTTCGTTATCGTTGAGTTTCGACGCTGCAGATTCTCTCCAAATCACACCCAGTAATTCTTGGTAACGATAGGGCGCATCGGTCAACCATCGATAGTCGGCTTGGGCCGCATAAGCTGAAGCGGGTTCTTGTAAAACCTCTGCCTGCTTGTAGCTCAATAAATCATCGGATTTAAAAACAGAATCCATCCAATCAGAAGCTGTTGGGCCCGCTAGGATATAACGCCCCGGAATACCTCGATAACAGGAGGTGTTCATAATGGTCAGAGGTAACTTGATGTCGTAACTATTTGGTCTTGTCGCATTACTCAACGTGCGCAATGAGAGTTGAGGTAAGAATTGGTCGCCAAACTCGCCGATATAAATCAGAGCCTTACTAGCCATCTCTTGAACAAACAACAGGGATAACTTCTTACGCCATTGCCACGGATGGACAGGCACATAAGTATAATTATCAATATCCACATTCAATGCTGAAACAATGCTGTCCATCTCTTTAAGATCACGTTCTTCAACGGACCCCGTAAGCAGCTGCTGCCAATTGACACTATCACTCGTCGCGATCTGCAAAATCGAATCATGAACAGCAACCCAACCCAACTGAAAAGTGCATTCAGCCTCTGGCGCATAGATATTAAGATCATCACTTCCCCAACCTCGTCTACCCTTGTTAAAAGCAAATTTAGGGTGTCCATCAAAGTAAGTTTGCTGCTGTTCACAAGGTAGAAAAGCCAAATCTCGAGCCGTCATAGACTCCTTACGTAGCATCAATTTGCAATCACCTAACAAGGTTGTATTAAGATCTTCTAAGTGCTCAGCAAACGCATCGTCTGGCATATTTAAAAGAGGCTGGAGGTCTCTCATCAATAACGCAGCAGACAAAGGGGTAGACGACTCCTGATCTGAATATCGACAAATAGACGTAGGATCAATAACAACCTGCCCCCAAATGTTTTCTATCCCTTCAAAAAAATAAGTGGTGTTATTTATCAAGCTAAGTGAGTAGCGTCCTAAGTCAAAATCAAAACGAAATGCTTGCTCATACGCGAATTCACTCAAGATTTTGGCGACAAGCTTGTGATTGGTGATGGACCAATATTTGTGTAGTGCGATCTGTTCCATCACCATTTCTCCGCAAAAAAACGGTCTCTATCCAGCATTAACATGGCTGAACGCTTATGAGGAAAATTGAACTCGAAACATTTTTCGTACCCCATAGGTATAATTCGATTAAACAGACGTTCATTGTCTGCTCTTGGTTCTAAAACAATACGTTGTGTTCGTACTTCATCAATAAACAAGTAGTGACTGATCGCTCGCATCCAAGCATTAAAGAATGTCGGGCCTCGGTATGCTTGCTCACCGACGAGTAGATGAATCCCGCGATCAAAATCTTGTACCTCGTAATAAGCACTGAGTCTGTCTTCAGAAACCCAATATGCTTCAATGTATCCAAAGGGTTGGCCATTAAACTCACCAATCAGAGGAATAATATGAGGATCCGCCAATCGTTCTGTAAGAAATTCTGCTAACTTCTCTTCGCTCCATGCTTGCTCCCAGAAATTCGCGACTCGTGGGTCGTTCATCCAGCGAGTGAATCGTGCTATATCTTTGTCTAACTCAACTACACGAAAGCTAACGTCAACATTCGCATCAAAGTCATATCTTTGATACACGCCCCCTTCCGGCATTGGCGGCCTGGAAGGGTGATACCGATAACGGTTGTCCGACTGAACTAAATGCTTTGGGAACAAAGATGAAGTTTTGTGACGGTGCCACGACATTGGAGATTGATAGAATGCATGACGGGACAGCGCACCGTCGATAATTGGTAATTCACGCTCGAGTAAGCCAACAACTACTTGATCATCGCTTTTTAACTGCAGATCTTCGATAGCTTTATGTTCACTAAATAACTGATCCAACTCTATGGTTAACAATGCCAAAGTATCAGCATTCGCAAAGTCATTACCTTGAACCGTTAAATTAACCTCAGGTAACTCCTGAGAGTTATAAACGAACATTTTGAAATCAGGCATGTGCTACCTCTTTAACTCGTACAAGGGGGTTTGGCATATCGAAGTAGATAACAGCAGGATCTGGGATAGAGTTTTCATTGAAATTTTGCAAATAGCAGAAGAAATTACCCTTACAGCAAAGTGTTTCGCTGGTGAGTACATACCGCAGACATCGATCATCTTTCACGCCAGATTGAAGTAATAACGCGAGTTTTTGATTTAATATTTCAATTAATTGCGACTCTTCAACATCGAGGCTAGCGCAAATGGCAGACACAAGGTTAAAGGTTGAGTTAATGATCAAATAGTAAGCAAAATAACGCCTTACTTTCTCTTGGCTCCAATAATTTTCTAACGCCTCTTTTTCATCCCCTAACTTGTCACCAAACAAGGTGAATGCCAGGTCGGTATAACCCGTTCCTTGGCAATCACGGTAGTACATCCCTACCGGAAAACCCTCTTCGAGCTGCATAACAATATTTTGTTGGTGAGCAAGAAAAACAACACCCAAATTCGCTTGTAGGTGAAATAGAGGTACAACCGCATGGTCGCAATAAGCTTCAAACCATTGTTTCGCCACCACGACGTCAGACTTTATTTGTTGGCCGGCATAATGACGAATACGCTCAGAAACCAAGCTTGTACCCGAATCATAAGGGTTTTGCTGAGTTAATGTCGCGAGAACTACGGCTTCTTGGTTGGGCGTGTTCACTAATGGGTTATCTCGAAAAGCGACCAAGCTTTCATCAATAACATTGCCATCAATGTTCTTTAGACCGATATAGGCAGGCTCTTGCATCACTTGAAAACCATTGACATGGCCGACTTCGCAAGAAAGTTCCGGTTGTTGGAACAGCTCATTTAGTCGCGTACCACGAATGACTTCTTTCAGCGATAAATTACGAATCGAGTTGGTTAACTTCACGCTCAATGAAAACTTCAACATATAAGGCAATGATGGTGCGTATAGAGAGCGCGTCGATGACGTTGGATACCAAGTCACACCGATTTGACCAAGGTTTTCAACTTGCCCTGATGCCAAATAGTTTCGTACTGACAAATTATCGCTCATCACCTGCCATTGCCATGGATGAACCGGTAGTAAGCACTTACCTTTAGTTTTAGCCTCAACAGATAAGTTAGTTA encodes the following:
- a CDS encoding IucA/IucC family protein; translated protein: MNRKNDRLNLESSNKQVRGNDPSIACFLNSLARESQFIQIQRSEGRYIFQLSLSENRVIQIPLSYHSELGSHEYDLPALLLTEDAYHALSIEDLIDHIVSEPALVGILSDEQKQVFVTRVLESHNNTKQAIEHSPYREQLFSEKLNFKVAEQGLLIGHSFHPAPKSREQFSLSDAKQYSPELGGNFQLYWLVVDEVLLEVGSSAEIHFAQRMHNLIAHDERLTNLSVEAKTKGKCLLPVHPWQWQVMSDNLSVRNYLASGQVENLGQIGVTWYPTSSTRSLYAPSLPYMLKFSLSVKLTNSIRNLSLKEVIRGTRLNELFQQPELSCEVGHVNGFQVMQEPAYIGLKNIDGNVIDESLVAFRDNPLVNTPNQEAVVLATLTQQNPYDSGTSLVSERIRHYAGQQIKSDVVVAKQWFEAYCDHAVVPLFHLQANLGVVFLAHQQNIVMQLEEGFPVGMYYRDCQGTGYTDLAFTLFGDKLGDEKEALENYWSQEKVRRYFAYYLIINSTFNLVSAICASLDVEESQLIEILNQKLALLLQSGVKDDRCLRYVLTSETLCCKGNFFCYLQNFNENSIPDPAVIYFDMPNPLVRVKEVAHA
- a CDS encoding GNAT family N-acetyltransferase, which encodes MPDFKMFVYNSQELPEVNLTVQGNDFANADTLALLTIELDQLFSEHKAIEDLQLKSDDQVVVGLLERELPIIDGALSRHAFYQSPMSWHRHKTSSLFPKHLVQSDNRYRYHPSRPPMPEGGVYQRYDFDANVDVSFRVVELDKDIARFTRWMNDPRVANFWEQAWSEEKLAEFLTERLADPHIIPLIGEFNGQPFGYIEAYWVSEDRLSAYYEVQDFDRGIHLLVGEQAYRGPTFFNAWMRAISHYLFIDEVRTQRIVLEPRADNERLFNRIIPMGYEKCFEFNFPHKRSAMLMLDRDRFFAEKW